Proteins co-encoded in one Medicago truncatula cultivar Jemalong A17 chromosome 8, MtrunA17r5.0-ANR, whole genome shotgun sequence genomic window:
- the LOC11405898 gene encoding protein ZINC INDUCED FACILITATOR-LIKE 1, with protein sequence MKDGNIGETLLKKQYYENCPGCKVDKAKELKTDVSFRNLLNIWMVVLCSSLPISSLFPYQYFMIRDFNIAEREEDISAYAGYMGSAYMLGRSLTSILWGVIADRYGRKPVAILGVISVIIFNTLFGLSTSFWMAVTTRFFLGSLNGLLGPMKAYCSEIFREEKQAFGLSTLSAAWGIGLIIGPALGGYLAQPTIKYPNLFPKDSFWDKFPYFLPSISISAFAFAVAIACIWLPETLHNHPLSNESIDGAEALETGRNGKAGKDKIIQKDENLFLNWPLMSSIVVYCIFSLYNISYQEVFSLWAVSSRRLGGLNFTTGNVGDVLAISGIGLIVYQLSLYPSLEKTFGPVRFARISGVLSIPLLQSYPFIAMLSGITLYLVINIASLLKNLLSATIITGLFLMQNRAVEQHQRGAANGIAMTGMSIFKTIGPAGGGAVLAWSQKRMNASFLPGTHMVFLVLNIAGGLGVLLMFTPFLTEKKKTPSQQLH encoded by the exons ATGAAAGATGGAAATATTGGAGAGACATTGttgaaaaaacaatattatgagAATTGTCCTGGTTGTAAAGTTGACAAAGCAAAAGAGCTCAAAACTGATGTTTCATTTCGAAATCTCTTGAACATATGGATGGTGGTTTTATGCAGCT CTCTGCCTATATCATCTCTCTTTCCTTACCAATATTTCATG attagagatttcAATATTGCAGAAAGGGAAGAGgacataagtgcttatgctgGTTATATGg GATCTGCATACATGCTTGGAAGATCTTTGACATCAATATTGTGGGGAGTCATAGCAGATCGTTATGGTAGAAAACCTGTTGCAATTTTAGGGGTTATCTCGGT TATCATTTTCAACACACTATTTGGCCTTAGCACAAGTTTTTGGATGGCTGTTACAACACGGTTTTTTCTTGGAAGTTTAAATGGTTTGCTTGGACCAATGAAG GCTTACTGCTCTGAAATTTTTCGAGAAGAAAAGCAAGCTTTTGGACTCTCAACT TTGAGTGCAGCTTGGGGCATAGGTTTAATAATTGGACCAGCTTTGGGAGGTTATTTGGCTCAG CCAACTATAAAATACCCAAATCTATTTCCAAAGGATTCCTTTTGGGACAA GTTTCCATATTTCTTGCCTTCCATTTCAATATCAGCTTTTGCGTTTGCGGTAGCAATTGCCTGCATCTGGCTTCCG GAAACATTACACAACCACCCTCTTAGCAATGAGTCCATTGATGGTGCTGAGGCTTTAGAAACTGGAAGAAATGGGAAAGCAGGCAAAGACAAGATAATCCAAAAAGATGAAAACCTCTTCCTAAACTGGCCCTTAATGTCATCTATTGTTGTGTATTGCATTTTCTCACTTTATAATATTTCTTATCAAGAG GTCTTCTCATTATGGGCGGTTAGTTCTAGAAGGTTAGGTGGTTTGAACTTCACAACTGGAAATGTTGGTGATGTTCTTGCAATATCAG GTATTGGTCTTATTGTCTACCAACTTTCCTTGTACCCATCATTAGAAAAAACTTTTGGACCTGTAAGATTTGCTCGCATCTCCGGG GTGTTATCCATTCCTCTTTTGCAAAGTTACCCCTTCATAGCAATGCTTTCTGGAATCACATTATACCTAGTGATTAATATTGCTTCTCTTCTGAAGAATCTTCTAAGT GCGACCATAATCACCGGCTTATTTCTAATGCAAAATAGAGCAGTG GAACAACATCAAAGAGGGGCAGCTAATGGCATTGCTATGACTGGAATGTCAATATTCAAAACAATTGGTCCAGCTGGAGGTGGTGCAGT ATTAGCTTGGTCACAAAAACGGATGAATGCATCTTTTCTCCCAG GAACTCATATGGTCTTTCTTGTCCTGAATATTGCTGGAGGACTTGGAGTTCTATTGATGTTTACACCATTTTTGactgaaaagaagaaaacaccCTCTCAGCAGTTACACTAA
- the LOC112417395 gene encoding uncharacterized protein has translation MSFVKGKCCFLWKCIVKKLENNHGAIDEQYAHLKNYAEELRRINPGSTVKIKCSAGLEGPLFERMYVCFNASKRAFVQSCRPLIGLDGCFLKGMYAGHLFSAIGKDENNQMMPIAFAVVEAKTKESWDWFIDMLLADFNGIQHKRWAFILYQQKGLVNTIAATSEHVEHRVCVKHLYGNWRKRHGGEHLKEALWISVRATTDPEFKKAMENLKKLSEPAWKEMTELPIGMWSRAGYSTYTCCDLQVNNICEAFNSAILEYREYPIISLFKGLKFYLTSRIVRLRDYMLRYEGDICPKIAKIMDKNKRDADGWSPNWHGDRDYSSFSVGNGIDKKWDITGIPCPHVIACMRFNNQNPDDFVAHWKQTFLDCYSNLMLPSNGPKLWPEVVGDPILPPKMRRAPGRRKKLRRKTNDEPKKPSGAGGMVKRNQETVRCRRCKELGHNQRTCGGKTGVDRNLPKGGNKTGADKGKGKGKAVATGASKKAKKHTQTGGSQAGGSHAAVVLQGGGSNVGGTKTVTQTVTQSATKSAPVTDGKHVTVGEATVFVPRKIRTTGTKRKVDEIGTICQQ, from the exons ATGTCTTTTGTAAAAGGAAAATGTTGTTTCTTATGGAAATGCATAGTGAAGAAACTTGAGAATAATCATGGTGCTATAGATGAGCAATATGCTCATCTTAAGAATTATGCTGAGGAATTGCGTAGGATTAACCCTGGGAGTACTGTGAAGATAAAGTGTAGTGCTGGTCTTGAGGGTCCTTTGTTTGAGAGGATGTATGTGTGTTTCAATGCAAGCAAAAGAGCTTTTGTTCAAAGTTGCAGACCATTGATAGGTCTAGATGGGTGTTTCTTGAAGGGTATGTATGCAGGACATCTGTTCTCAGCAATTGGTAAAGATGAGAATAATCAGATGATGCCCATTGCATTTGCTGTTGTGGAGGCTAAAACCAAGGAATCTTGGGATTGGTTTATAGATATGTTGCTAGCTGATTTCAATGGTATTCAACATAAAAGATGGGCCTTTATATTATATCAACAAAAG GGCCTGGTTAACACAATTGCTGCTACATCAGAACATGTTGAACACAGAGTTTGTGTGAAGCATTTGTATGGAAATTGGAGGAAGAGACATGGCGGTGAACACCTAAAGGAAGCTTTGTGGATTTCTGTAAGAGCAACAACTGACCCTGAGTTCAAGAAGGCTATGGAAAATCTGAAGAAATTGAGTGAACCTGCATGGAAGGAAATGACTGAGTTGCCAATAGGTATGTGGTCTAGAGCTGGGTATAGTACATACACATGTTGCGACCTACAAGTCAATAACATATGTGAAGCATTTAACAGTGCCATATTAGAATACAGAGAGTATCCAATCATTTCTCTGTTTAAGGGTTTGAAGTTTTACTTAACAAGCAGAATTGTGAGACTGAGAGATTATATGTTAAGATATGAAGGTGATATTTGTCCTAAGATTGCAAAAATTATGGACAAAAATAAGAGGGACGCTGATGGATGGTCACCAAATTGGCATGGGGACAGAGATTACTCCTCATTTTCTGTGGGTAATGGTATTGATAA AAAATGGGACATCACTGGCATACCTTGCCCTCATGTTATTGCTTGTATGAGGTTTAATAACCAGAATCCAGATGATTTTGTGGCCCATTG GAAACAAACTTTCTTAGACTGCTATAGCAATCTAATGTTGCCATCAAATGGACCTAAGCTTTGGCCAGAAGTAGTTGGTGATCCCATATTACCACCTAAAATGAGAAGAGCTCCTGGTAGACGAAAGAAGTTGAGGAGGAAGACAAATGATGAACCAAAGAAACCATCTGGTGCTGGTGGGATGGTGAAAAGAAACCAAGAAACTGTGAGATGCAGAAGGTGTAAGGAGTTAGGCCATAATCAGAGAACTTGTGGGGGAAAGACTGGTGTAGATAGGAATCTTCCTAAGGGAGGTAACAAG ACTGGTGCAGATAAAGGGAAAGGGAAAGGCAAAGCAGTTGCAACTGGTGCATCAAAGAAAGCTAAGAAGCACACACAAACTGGAGGTAGTCAAGCTGGTGGGAGTCATGCTGCTGTTGTACTTCAAGGTGGTGGGAGCAATGTTGGTGGGACCAAAACTGTGACACAGACTGTGACACAAAGTGCTACTAAATCAGCCCCTGTTACAGATGGGAAACATGTAACTGTTGGTGAGGCTACAGTGTTTGTGCCAAGAAAGATAAGGACAACAGGAACCAAGAGGAAGGTGGATGAAATTGGAACAATCTGTCAACAATAA